GTAAGCGCCGAGCGTAACTACCGTAAGCAATTCCAGAAACGCACCTCGAAACGAATGTTCTATCTCTATTGTGCAACATTCCCAATGCTTCTAACTTAGGGACAGTGTACGGGTTCGTTCCTCCTGCTAGCTGTATATGACCGGGTATACCTGCGGTGAGAACTTTTTCGCCCAATTTCACACAAGCACGGGTTGCTCCATCGCCGATATCTCCACTCATTGGTCTGCCGTCGGTTTGCCAGAGCAATTCGCTAGGAAGCGGACGGATCAAGTTGTAAATTGACCAAAGATATTCGATTAAGCCGTCTCCGTCCGGACAGCTAATCGCAATGAGTTTGAGCCGATCGACCCAGGGTGCGATCGCGCTCCAAAGCCTCTGAAAGTCCTCGAATCGTCCCACTTGCGTATGAATCTCGATCGCGTCAATTCCGGCATCAAGCAACATCAGCGAAATTGCTTCGGGTGTGTAGACATACGACCGCGTGGTGATTTGTCCGATCGGGCAAATCGGAATGCAGCGACCGCAACCGTAACACCGATCGTCGATCACGCCAGAATGCACGATCGCTTGAGCGGGACAAATCGATTCACAGGGTCTTGAGCAATCGGGCGGACAAACGGCTGGATCAAATTCTGCTTTGCGAAAGTGCGGGTCTTCGCCATCGTTGAGGCTCACCATCAGCCAAGGAATTGAGGGACGATAGCCACGATCGCGGGCTTCCTCGGCAAATTGATTAGCAACGGCTAACGCTTCTCGTGCGGTGGAGACGATCGCTGGATCAGCAGCGACATCAATACAATCTGCCCCGGCAAGCGCATACACAAGTGCAAGGGTGCGAATGGCAGGGAGATGTTGGAAACTGGCTCCGCAAATGAGTTTGAACCAGTGACCTTGTTGTAGCGATCGTCGGGGCGAATAAAAATCCATCACTCTTTCATGCTAATGCGACGAGGGGGATTTTTGGCAATTTTTTTTTGTAGGCGGGGCGACGCAACGAGCAAAATCCAACATCTAGTCAATGAATTCTGTCATCTTGTTTCAAAATTGCAGTATCGAGTTTCAGAATTGTGTTTCTTAATTTTGGTATTACGTAATTTGATAAACGAATTGCATTTTAAGAAAGTAGATATTGTCATTTCGTTTCAGAATTTCTTTATTGAGTAAACGAATTAGATCATTGAGTTTTGCACTTACGATATCGAGTGCAGGAATTGTGTTACTCAATTTCGCATTTCAATTTCTGAATTTCAAACATAGATTTGCAGGCCCGATCGATCTTTGCCCGATCGGGAAAAATTCTATCCATGCTAGTACTGATGCATTCAAAAAACCACACGATCGCGCAATTGCTCCACCAGCTTTTTACCAACACCGGGAATTCGATCGAGATCTTCGACTGAGTGAAGCGGTCTTGCTTGAATCATCCGTTTTGCTAATGCAGAACCAACACCTGGTAATGCTTCTAGTTCAGCTTGTGTTGCAGTGTTTAGATTAACTTTGCCATCGCTTCTAGCTGTGGGAGGAGGGCATTGTTTTTGTTGAGCCTCAGCTTTGCGCTGAATTGCAGGCGGAACTCCTAAAATTGGGTTGGCATAAAGTCGATCAAACTCTCGCTGGAAATGCGCTGCAACAATTGGACTACGAATGATTAGTAAGGTTTCATCATTGTTTCGATTGGCAGCAATTGTCCAATTATGTGAACCTGTGATAACAGTGTGGCGATCGACAACACCAAACTTATGATGCAATAAATCACCAGGCGGTAGTTGTGGGATACCTACTGTTTTAATCGGATTTTGCCAAGGGCGATTGTTTACTTCCCACTTGCAATCATCACTTAAAGCAACACCTAGCATATCTAAGCCTTCGCTATAGGATCGATAGATAAAGCCAGGATCAATCAATGCCCGAATAGATACGCCCTGACTATGACGAGGTTCGATCGCGTTGACCAAATCTTGATCCGAGAACACAAATAAAGCGAGATCGATCGACTGGGTTGATTGTTCCAGCGTCTTTGCAATTAAGCCATTCGAGGTCTGTTCCCAGGGAACTTTATTAGAATGCGGTGAAAAGTGTAAATCAATCTGCGTTTCACCAATATTGAACTGTTGCACAGGTCGAACAGGCTTTTTCACGCCAAACTTACGACCGCGCCACATCAATTCAAACTCTTGAGTAAATGCTTGTGCAAGTTCAGGACTGTTAATTTTCAAAAGCGTGTTTGCGTTACCGCGACTGCTCGGGCGGGACAGATCGCCGTGAACATCGGACATTGTCCAATTAGCTGAAGTGGCGATCGTCGTCTTACCATCTACAACCATAAACTTATGGTGCATCAGCCCACTCCCGCGACTACCATCAGCACGATCATCCATTCGAGCAATCTTCGCAGTGTCTAGAACAACTAAAGCATCACGCTCTCGAATCTCAGCTTCACTCAATTGTCCATTGTTGTTCTCGTCAATCAGCGATCGTGATTCTTGATATCTTGCTTTCTCGCGCTCTGGTAGCTTCTCAACTTCCGCAGTCGTGTACGCGCTGTAGGGACGAGCATACTCATGCTCCAAAATGACTCGAACTTTTACCCCAGATGCAGCACGATCGCGCAAGGCTTTCGCTACATTCGGCAATCGAAATTCTTGCACCGCAATATCAATACTTGAGGTTGCAGTCGCGATCGCGTCAATCAAAACTTGTTCTAGATTGTTGCCCGATCGCGTAATTTTCCGGTATGGCTCGGTGTATTCAGACGACGGATCATGATTGGTAAAAACTTGAATATTCGGGTCTTGCGGGAGCGGCTTTGGACGATCGCTCACGGAAGACGCAACTTGACAACCTGTAAACAGTGCCACACAGAGACTAAACTGAAGAAGGTGATTGAGTCTACCCATAAGCTAGATTGCCCCGCAAGATGAGCTTGCTACTGTTAAAGCAGCAGTTCTACAGCATCCGTAGCGTACCCATTCTTCTCTTGTCAACACCGCTCATGCAAATCTACCTTGATTACAGTGCAACGACTCCCACGCGACCCGAAGCGATCGCACAAATGCAGCAAGTCTTAGCAGAACAATGGGGCAATCCGTCGAGTTTGCACACCTGGGGAAACCGCGCCGCTACGATTTTGGAGCGATCGCGGATGCAGATTGCGATGCTGATTAATGCACCTGCGGAATCGATCGTCTTCACCTCTGGCGGTACAGAGTCAAATAATCTTGCCGTGATGGGAATCGCGCATCAGTACAGCACCCCCCAACACATGATCATTTCGAGCGTCGAACATTCGGCAATCTCCGAACCTGCTCGACTTCTAGAGCAGTGGGGCTGGGAAATTACGCGCTTGCCGGTGAATGTGTTGGGACAGGTAAATCCGGCTGATTTGCAGGCAGCATTGCGAGCAAATACGGTATTAGTCTCGATCATCTATGGTCAAAGCGAGGTCGGAACCGTTCAGCCGATCGCGCAACTTGGTCAAATCGTGCGGAATCATGGCGCAATCTTTCACACCGATGCGGTTCAAGTCGCAGGAAGATTGCCGCTTGATGTGCAACAGTTACCGATCGATTTATTATCCCTTTCAAGCCATAAGCTGTATGGTTCTCAGGGAGCCGGAGCGTTGTATGTTCGTCCGGGTGTGGAATTGGTTCCGATCCTAGGGGGCGGTGGGCAGGAAGGAAAGTTACGATCGGGCACTCAAGCTTTACCTGCGATCGCGAGTTTTGGAACTGCCGCCGAGTTAAGCGCTCAAGAATTGCCAACCGAAACGCCGCGATTGATTCGATTGCGCGATCGTTTGTTCGATCAGCTTGCGGATGTTCCTGAATTAGTGACGACAGGCGATCGCATTCATCGCTTGCCGCATCATGTCAGTTTTTGTTTGCCCAATGCAGATGGCGAAACCTTGAATGGAAAAGTCTTAGTCCGTCAGATGAATTTAGCAGGCATTGGAATTAGTGCGGGGGCTGCTTGTAGTAGTGGCACTTTGAAGCCAAGTCCGATTTTGTTAGCAATGGGATATAGCGATCATGCGGCAAAATCGGGAATCCGCTTAACGTTGGGACGATATACGACTGAGGAAGATATTGATTGGAGTGCGATCGTGCTGAAGCAAATTCTGGCGCGACTGCAACCGCAAAAACAGCCTTGTGAATGCGTTTGAGATCCTTCTAGAGAAATGAGAGAATTACCCTCTCCTTACAATGTATATGGGTTTCTTTTCTTAAACACTGCCATAGAAAAAGTTGCGGAGGTATTGCGAAGTCGTTTAGGGCTAACAGAAGCACAAGTGTACATCTACAAAAGCCAGTTTGATGGTAGTGAAATACTTCACATCAATACCGAAGCGTTTGAGTTTGAAGCTCGAAAAGCAACACAAGGAGACTCTTGGTTATTCAATGGATCAGTAGCAGGCGATCGAGATGAAGTTTTAAGCGTACTTCAAACAGTATCAAACCCACTACGCTGGTCGGGTACGAAGTAAAATTTGAAATTTATGATGAAAAATTCAATTGTATTGCTGAGTATCCTTAATCAAATTTAGAGCTTTTCTAAGCTCAAGATGTTCGAGAGTACAATCTTTTCATGTACGATGACACCTGCCGATTTCTTGCTGAACAGTTCTCCACCGACTTTGCCAGTTGGCCGCTTGGAAGGTCTGTTAACCTGACCGAACTCAAACCCTCTGAACTTTCGCTTGATCCCATTCGAGCAGATGCTTTGATTCTGCTTCAGTCCGACGACACTGTTTTGCATCTAGAGTTTCAGACCCGCCCCGATAAAGACATTCCCTTCCGAATGCTGGATTACCGAGTGCGAGTTTACCGGAAGTATCCAGACAAAGCGATGCAGCAAGTCGTGATTTATCTCCAGCCCACTGGATCAGAGCTTGTTCGGCAAACTCGCTTTGTCATGCAACGGACTCAACATGAATTTGATGTGATTTGTTTGTGGGAGCAACCAACGGATTTATTTTTGCAATATCCCGGACTAATTCCGTTTGCGGCTCTTGGTCGAACAGATTCAGAAATGGCATTGCGCCAAGCTTCTCAGGTAATTGGCGGAATCACAGATCCAACAATTCGAGCAAATTTATCAGCAGCTTCAGCAATTTTGGCTGGGATAAGATTAGAAGATGAGATCATTTATCGAATTTTGCGGAGGGATATCATGCAAGAATCATCTGTATACCGTTCGATCTTGGCAGAAGGTGAAACAAAAGGAGAGGAGAGAAAACAACGAGAAATCGCGCTCAACTTGCTAAGAGAGGGGGTTTTAGTTGCTACGATCGTTCGCGCCACAGGATTGACGATCGAACAAGTTCAACAGCTTCAACAGCAACTTAACGAATCGGCTTCATCTTGATTTCAGCTTTGCCGCCGTTCTCAAAATCTGACCTGCTAACATTGCTGCACCAAAACCATTGTCAATGTTGACAACTCCAATTCCAGTTGCACAAGAATTCAGCATCGTTAACAATGCCGACAATCCGTTAAAGCTTGCACCGTAACCAATGCTGGTGGGAACCGCAACGATCGCACAGTCCGACAATCCCGCGACCACGCTCGGCAACGCTCCTTCCATTCCCGCAACAACAATCAACACATCCGCTTCAGACAATACCTGAACATTGCTGAGTAAACGGTGAATACCTGCAACTCCCACATCCCAAAGGCGTTGCACTCGAAAACCACACAGTTCAGCCGTAATTGCTGCTTCTTCGGCAACAGGTAAGTCAGCCGTACCTGCCGAAAGAATGCCGATCGTGCCTAGATGCGTTGGGGCTTGAACTGAATTTAACGCACAGATTCGAGCCATCGGGTAGTAAATTGCATCAGGAACCATTTCTTTGACCCAAGCATAGACTTCCGCTTCCATGCGAGTTGCCATCACAACCGAAGCGTTACCGCGCAGGGATTCCATGATCTGGGCAATCTGTTCGGGTGTTTTGCCGGGACTCCAAATTACTTCAGGAAATCCGGTTCTAAGCGATCGATGATGATCAATATTGGCGAATCCACCGACAGGCTCATACGACAGATACTTCAGCTTATTGAGAGCATCGGCTGAACTAATTTTGCCTTGAGAAACTTCATCAAGTAAGGCTTTGAGCGCTTCGGGTTGACTCATTGTTAAGGAGACATAGTTTACTCTTTAATTCTAAGTTCTTGAATATTCCACAGTCCCCAACTCGGTAAACCAGAGTATTTCAATCCTTGCACTCGATTTCGCACTGCCATGAGTGCAGAATCATTCACCAGATGAATCACCGGAAGTTGCTCTTGCACTAATTTTTGGAATTCACCGTAGATTTTTTTACGTTTTTCTGGGTCGAGTTCTCGCGCTCCTTCAATGAATAAGCGATCGATCTCTTTCTCCCAATCATTTGCCACATACCCTTGCATCTTGGGTTGCCCTGGCTGTTGGGTCAAATTAAACGAATGCGATCCACCACTGGTCATCCAGAGATTAGCAAGTCCCTGTGGTTCGATGCCACCCGTAAAACCAATCATGTGAGCATCCCACTCTCGCGATCCATTGATTCGATCGATCAAAACATTAAAATTAATCGGATTGTAATCAACTTCAATTCCAATTTTTGATAGGTCTTGTCGAACTTGAGCGCCGATCGCAACTCGCGTCAGATTGTTCGCATTAGTCATCAAGGTAAACCGAACACGATTCCCTTCGGAGTCAAACAACTGTCCGCGATCGTTATACTTAAATCCCGCCTTTTTCAGTAGCTCCCTCGATTTTTGTGGATTATAGTTATAAACCCTTAAGCCTTCTTTAAGCGAGAAAGGACTTTGCACAGAAATCGGAGAGTTTTGTACAACTCCTAGTCCTCGAAATAGGTTTGTATTGATGCGGTCTCTGTCGATCGCGTATGCCACCGCTTGCCGAAATTCTAGTGTATTAAACCATTTCGATTTAATCGGATCAACGAACGGCTTTCCATTTTGATCTTTTGCTTTACTGAGATTGAACGTTAGATACAATACTCCCGACCAAGGCCCGCCGTTTAGAACTTGGAAGTTTCCACGTTTGTCTTCTCGCTTCAGCAATGAGAAATACTCCGGTCGAAGCGGTCTAGTATCTCCCATCACATCTAAATCGCCGGAGCGAAATCTCAGCAATTGGGTATCTTGATTCTCAATAAACTGCCAAATGATTCGACCGATATAAGGCAATTGTTTTCCGCTCTGATCTTTGCGCCAATAATACGGGTTTCGCTTTAAAACTAATCTTTGACCCGCGCTGTAGCTATCAATTACATAGGCACCATTGGTAATAATGTTCTTCGGATCAGTATCCGTTCCCCAAGTTGAAATAAAGGCTGAATTTCCGTCAGGCAGCTTATTTTTAACCGCTTCAGCAAGTGCATGTTTTGGGAGAATCATCACGCCCTCTGGAGCGGCAGTCGCAGCAAGCAACGGAGCGAATGGCTCGGGCAAAATGAATTCGACTTGTCGATCGTTAATTTTGCGAACCTTTGGAAAAACCTTCTGCGTTCCAATCTGAATAGTTTCCTTTTGGTCGGTTGGAATTTTCGGATTGAAAACAATATCCTCATAAGTAAAAATAACGTCATCTGATGTTAAAGGGGTTCCATCTGACCATTTCAGATTCGGGCGAAGCGTAAAAACGATTCGTTTATTATCAGGTGAAAATTTCCACGATTCTGCTAATGCAGGCTCATAGCTTCCAGTAACACCATTCTCTCTCGTTAATCCTTCGTAAATAAACGGAAAGACACTTGGAAATGTTTGGTTATTTGCATAGTTAAACGTTTTAGGATCAGTTGGACTAACTAATACTAATTGTGGAACTTGTGCAGCTTCAGTTCGATAATTCCATGGGCTACAGCCAGATAGAAAGAGTGAAGCGATCGCAAGGATTAAAACAACGCTCCAACGCATCGATCGAATAAATTGAAATGACATATTTCTCATCCTTCAAGATCACTCACTTCGATTTCCTGCATTCGTTTAATTAATTGCTGATCGAGCGTGAGCAGTTCTAGCTTGAGGCATTTGGCGGTTGCAGCAATAATGGCATCCGGTGTTTTTAAGCAATATTGACGGCGAACAACGATCGTACAATCTTCTATCTCTCTAGTTAGTGCAGCATAGTACATTGGAGCTAAGATGCGCTCAATCCCTTCCACCTCTTGCGGTGTGATATCTGGAAATCCGAGCAGTTCAATTCGCGTGATAGCACTATAAGCGCAAGCCTGAACCACGATCGCACGATCGATTATTTCCTGGGTCACTGCTGCTTGCTGCTTTACCAAACCGATGATGTAATTAGTATCTAGAAGAAATCTAATTCCACTCATCGCGCAGCTTTCTTTGTAGTGCTACTGGATCTTGATTAAAGTTGGGTGAGTCTTTCAGAATTCCGACGAAATCAGAAAGAGGTGTTTCTGACTGTCGCGCCACTGTTTGACCCTCTACTTGTACTCTAGTAGCTTGCTGCAAAGACTCAACAAACATAAGCACCTGGCTGGCTTGCTCCTCTGGCAGCGTCTTCACCAATTCGTAAATCTTATCTGCCACTTTCATCATCCATTAATCCTCAACTCTAAGTTCGTGGAGATTCCACAATGCGCCGCCGCTCTCAGGATACTGTACACCCTCAATGCTGTTGCGAACCACTGCCATCACTCTTGCATTCACCAACGGAATCCAAGGCAAATACTCCTGAGAAATTTTCTGGATCTGACCGTAAATCTGTTTACGCTTCGCTTCGTCTAACTCTCTTGCGCCTTCAATGTAGAGCCGTCCGATTTCTGCTTCCCAATCTGCCACAACCCGACCTTCGAGCGGGGGTTTTCCAGGAGACGCAGACTGATTAAAACTATGCGATCGACTATCCGGCAACCACACATTCGCCCCACTGTTTGGCTCTTTACTGCCACCCATTGCCAGCAAATACGCTTCCCAGTCTTGAGTGTTATCCAGCTTATCGATTAACACTCCAAAGTTAATCGGATTGATATCAACCTGAATTCCTAACTGACTCAAATCCTGCTTAATCTGAGCCACCA
This genomic window from Cyanobacteria bacterium FACHB-DQ100 contains:
- a CDS encoding 4Fe-4S ferredoxin translates to MDFYSPRRSLQQGHWFKLICGASFQHLPAIRTLALVYALAGADCIDVAADPAIVSTAREALAVANQFAEEARDRGYRPSIPWLMVSLNDGEDPHFRKAEFDPAVCPPDCSRPCESICPAQAIVHSGVIDDRCYGCGRCIPICPIGQITTRSYVYTPEAISLMLLDAGIDAIEIHTQVGRFEDFQRLWSAIAPWVDRLKLIAISCPDGDGLIEYLWSIYNLIRPLPSELLWQTDGRPMSGDIGDGATRACVKLGEKVLTAGIPGHIQLAGGTNPYTVPKLEALGMLHNRDRTFVSRCVSGIAYGSYARRLLLPVLNQLEAMEMIPLSRQSIVSQNASHCAIETVPELLWQAVDLAASLVTQIKSPDRIRQVI
- a CDS encoding helix-hairpin-helix domain-containing protein is translated as MGRLNHLLQFSLCVALFTGCQVASSVSDRPKPLPQDPNIQVFTNHDPSSEYTEPYRKITRSGNNLEQVLIDAIATATSSIDIAVQEFRLPNVAKALRDRAASGVKVRVILEHEYARPYSAYTTAEVEKLPEREKARYQESRSLIDENNNGQLSEAEIRERDALVVLDTAKIARMDDRADGSRGSGLMHHKFMVVDGKTTIATSANWTMSDVHGDLSRPSSRGNANTLLKINSPELAQAFTQEFELMWRGRKFGVKKPVRPVQQFNIGETQIDLHFSPHSNKVPWEQTSNGLIAKTLEQSTQSIDLALFVFSDQDLVNAIEPRHSQGVSIRALIDPGFIYRSYSEGLDMLGVALSDDCKWEVNNRPWQNPIKTVGIPQLPPGDLLHHKFGVVDRHTVITGSHNWTIAANRNNDETLLIIRSPIVAAHFQREFDRLYANPILGVPPAIQRKAEAQQKQCPPPTARSDGKVNLNTATQAELEALPGVGSALAKRMIQARPLHSVEDLDRIPGVGKKLVEQLRDRVVF
- a CDS encoding cysteine desulfurase, whose translation is MQIYLDYSATTPTRPEAIAQMQQVLAEQWGNPSSLHTWGNRAATILERSRMQIAMLINAPAESIVFTSGGTESNNLAVMGIAHQYSTPQHMIISSVEHSAISEPARLLEQWGWEITRLPVNVLGQVNPADLQAALRANTVLVSIIYGQSEVGTVQPIAQLGQIVRNHGAIFHTDAVQVAGRLPLDVQQLPIDLLSLSSHKLYGSQGAGALYVRPGVELVPILGGGGQEGKLRSGTQALPAIASFGTAAELSAQELPTETPRLIRLRDRLFDQLADVPELVTTGDRIHRLPHHVSFCLPNADGETLNGKVLVRQMNLAGIGISAGAACSSGTLKPSPILLAMGYSDHAAKSGIRLTLGRYTTEEDIDWSAIVLKQILARLQPQKQPCECV
- a CDS encoding Rpn family recombination-promoting nuclease/putative transposase, with amino-acid sequence MYDDTCRFLAEQFSTDFASWPLGRSVNLTELKPSELSLDPIRADALILLQSDDTVLHLEFQTRPDKDIPFRMLDYRVRVYRKYPDKAMQQVVIYLQPTGSELVRQTRFVMQRTQHEFDVICLWEQPTDLFLQYPGLIPFAALGRTDSEMALRQASQVIGGITDPTIRANLSAASAILAGIRLEDEIIYRILRRDIMQESSVYRSILAEGETKGEERKQREIALNLLREGVLVATIVRATGLTIEQVQQLQQQLNESASS
- the larB gene encoding nickel pincer cofactor biosynthesis protein LarB produces the protein MSQPEALKALLDEVSQGKISSADALNKLKYLSYEPVGGFANIDHHRSLRTGFPEVIWSPGKTPEQIAQIMESLRGNASVVMATRMEAEVYAWVKEMVPDAIYYPMARICALNSVQAPTHLGTIGILSAGTADLPVAEEAAITAELCGFRVQRLWDVGVAGIHRLLSNVQVLSEADVLIVVAGMEGALPSVVAGLSDCAIVAVPTSIGYGASFNGLSALLTMLNSCATGIGVVNIDNGFGAAMLAGQILRTAAKLKSR
- a CDS encoding ABC transporter substrate-binding protein, translating into MRWSVVLILAIASLFLSGCSPWNYRTEAAQVPQLVLVSPTDPKTFNYANNQTFPSVFPFIYEGLTRENGVTGSYEPALAESWKFSPDNKRIVFTLRPNLKWSDGTPLTSDDVIFTYEDIVFNPKIPTDQKETIQIGTQKVFPKVRKINDRQVEFILPEPFAPLLAATAAPEGVMILPKHALAEAVKNKLPDGNSAFISTWGTDTDPKNIITNGAYVIDSYSAGQRLVLKRNPYYWRKDQSGKQLPYIGRIIWQFIENQDTQLLRFRSGDLDVMGDTRPLRPEYFSLLKREDKRGNFQVLNGGPWSGVLYLTFNLSKAKDQNGKPFVDPIKSKWFNTLEFRQAVAYAIDRDRINTNLFRGLGVVQNSPISVQSPFSLKEGLRVYNYNPQKSRELLKKAGFKYNDRGQLFDSEGNRVRFTLMTNANNLTRVAIGAQVRQDLSKIGIEVDYNPINFNVLIDRINGSREWDAHMIGFTGGIEPQGLANLWMTSGGSHSFNLTQQPGQPKMQGYVANDWEKEIDRLFIEGARELDPEKRKKIYGEFQKLVQEQLPVIHLVNDSALMAVRNRVQGLKYSGLPSWGLWNIQELRIKE
- a CDS encoding PIN domain-containing protein, with the protein product MSGIRFLLDTNYIIGLVKQQAAVTQEIIDRAIVVQACAYSAITRIELLGFPDITPQEVEGIERILAPMYYAALTREIEDCTIVVRRQYCLKTPDAIIAATAKCLKLELLTLDQQLIKRMQEIEVSDLEG
- a CDS encoding DUF2281 domain-containing protein, with amino-acid sequence MKVADKIYELVKTLPEEQASQVLMFVESLQQATRVQVEGQTVARQSETPLSDFVGILKDSPNFNQDPVALQRKLRDEWN